In Saccharothrix violaceirubra, the following are encoded in one genomic region:
- the ilvN gene encoding acetolactate synthase small subunit: MTRHTLSVLVEDKPGVLARVAGLFSRRGFNIESLAVGRTEHPDISRMTIVVSVEDLPLEQVTKQLNKLINVIKIVELEPTAAVQRQLLLVKVRADATVRSQVLETVQLFRAKVVDVSPEAVTVEATGTSEKLDALLRMLEPYGLREIVQSGMVAIGRGARSITATAVR, encoded by the coding sequence ATGACAAGGCACACCCTGAGCGTCCTGGTCGAGGACAAGCCCGGCGTCCTCGCGCGGGTGGCGGGCCTGTTCTCCCGTCGCGGCTTCAACATCGAGTCGTTGGCCGTCGGCCGCACCGAGCACCCGGACATCTCGCGGATGACCATCGTGGTCTCGGTGGAGGACCTGCCGCTGGAGCAGGTCACCAAGCAGCTCAACAAGCTGATCAACGTCATCAAGATCGTCGAGCTGGAGCCGACCGCCGCCGTGCAGCGGCAGCTCCTGCTCGTGAAGGTCCGCGCCGACGCGACCGTCCGCAGCCAGGTGCTGGAGACCGTGCAGCTGTTCCGCGCCAAGGTCGTCGACGTGTCACCCGAAGCGGTGACGGTCGAGGCGACGGGCACGTCCGAGAAGCTGGACGCGCTGCTGCGCATGCTCGAACCGTACGGCCTGCGCGAGATCGTCCAGTCCGGCATGGTCGCGATCGGCCGCGGCGCCCGTTCCATCACCGCCACCGCGGTGCGCTAG
- the ilvC gene encoding ketol-acid reductoisomerase, translating into MSVEIFYDEHADLSVIQGRKVAVIGYGSQGHAHALSLRDSGVDVRIGLAEGSKSRAKAEEEGLVVGTAAEVSAWADLIMILAPDTAQRHIYANDIAPNLNKGDALFFGHGFNIRYGLIQVPSDVDVAMVAPKGPGHLVRRQFVDGKGVPALIAVEQDASGNAQALALSYAKGIGGTRAGVIKTTFKEETETDLFGEQAVLCGGASALVQAGFEVLTEAGYEPEIAYFECLHELKLIVDLMYEGGIARMRYSISDTAEYGDLTRGPRVITASVKEEMRKILGEIQDGTFARQWVEEDDAGRANYKKLQSEGEQHPIEEVGKKLRGLMSWVDRPITETA; encoded by the coding sequence GTGAGCGTCGAGATCTTCTACGACGAGCATGCCGACCTGAGCGTCATCCAGGGGCGCAAGGTCGCGGTCATCGGCTACGGCAGCCAGGGCCACGCCCACGCGCTGAGCCTGCGCGACTCGGGCGTCGACGTCCGCATCGGCCTGGCCGAGGGCTCGAAGTCCCGGGCCAAGGCCGAGGAGGAGGGCCTGGTCGTCGGCACCGCCGCCGAGGTCTCCGCGTGGGCCGACCTGATCATGATCCTGGCGCCGGACACCGCGCAGCGCCACATCTACGCCAACGACATCGCGCCCAACCTGAACAAGGGCGACGCGCTGTTCTTCGGCCACGGCTTCAACATCCGCTACGGCCTCATCCAGGTGCCGTCCGATGTGGACGTCGCCATGGTCGCCCCGAAGGGCCCGGGCCACCTCGTCCGCCGCCAGTTCGTGGACGGCAAGGGCGTCCCGGCGCTCATCGCCGTGGAGCAGGACGCGTCGGGCAACGCGCAGGCGCTGGCCCTGTCCTACGCCAAGGGCATCGGCGGCACGCGCGCGGGCGTCATCAAGACGACGTTCAAGGAAGAGACCGAGACCGACCTGTTCGGCGAGCAGGCCGTGCTGTGCGGCGGCGCGTCCGCGCTGGTGCAGGCCGGTTTCGAGGTGCTCACCGAGGCGGGCTACGAGCCCGAGATCGCGTACTTCGAGTGCCTGCACGAGTTGAAGCTGATCGTCGACCTCATGTACGAGGGCGGCATCGCGCGCATGCGCTACTCGATCTCCGACACGGCCGAGTACGGCGACCTCACCCGCGGCCCGCGCGTGATCACCGCGTCGGTCAAGGAGGAGATGCGCAAGATCCTGGGCGAGATCCAGGACGGCACGTTCGCCCGTCAGTGGGTCGAGGAGGACGACGCCGGTCGCGCCAACTACAAGAAGTTGCAGTCCGAGGGCGAACAGCACCCGATCGAGGAGGTCGGCAAGAAGCTGCGCGGCCTCATGTCGTGGGTCGACCGGCCGATCACCGAAACCGCCTAG
- a CDS encoding DUF397 domain-containing protein has product MTESAPIYDDKAHVRGNLDLSAAGWIRSDEGAEDEDEHVEIAFVEHSDGVTYTAMRNSAHPDGPVLVFTPAEWEAFILGVKDGEFDEPW; this is encoded by the coding sequence ATGACCGAGAGCGCGCCGATCTACGACGACAAGGCCCACGTCAGAGGCAATCTCGACCTGTCCGCAGCGGGTTGGATTCGCAGTGACGAAGGGGCGGAGGACGAGGACGAGCACGTCGAGATCGCCTTCGTGGAGCACAGCGACGGGGTCACGTACACCGCGATGCGGAACTCCGCCCATCCCGATGGGCCGGTGTTGGTGTTCACGCCGGCCGAGTGGGAGGCGTTCATCCTGGGGGTCAAGGACGGGGAGTTCGACGAACCCTGGTGA
- the serA gene encoding phosphoglycerate dehydrogenase, producing MTKPVVLIAEKLAPSVLDVFGDGIEVRHVDGTDRPALLAAVADADALLVRSATKVDAEVLKATTKLKVVARAGVGLDNVEVPVATERGVMVVNAPTSNIVSAAEHAVALLLAVARQIPAAHATLQNHEWKRSKFNGVELNGKTVGVVGLGKIGQLFAARVAAFGTSLIAYDPYVSEARAAQLGIELVSLDELLERADAISIHLPKTPETKGLIGAAQLGKTKRGVIIVNAARGGLVDEEALAEAVRSGQVGGAGVDVFSTEPTTESPLFGVPNIVVTPHLGASTGEAQDRAGTDVAKSVLLALQGEFVPDAVNVRGGGVGEEVRPYLPLVQKLGTVVAALSAKAPTSVTIEVRGELSNEDVDVLPLAALRGVFSRVVEEQVTFVNAPALAESLGVTVDLVKGSESANHRSLVTVRAVQADGAVITVSGTLTGLDQVEKLVGVNGRGFDLRAEGNVLLLEYPDRPGVMGTVGTLLGEAGVNVEAAQISQTKDGADAFMLLRVDRPVDNAVLDPIGAAVGARTVRSVNFD from the coding sequence GTGACCAAGCCCGTTGTCCTGATCGCCGAGAAGCTCGCGCCGTCCGTTCTCGACGTCTTCGGTGACGGCATCGAGGTGCGCCACGTGGACGGCACCGACCGTCCCGCGTTGCTCGCCGCCGTGGCCGACGCCGACGCGCTCCTGGTCCGGTCCGCGACCAAGGTCGACGCCGAGGTTCTCAAGGCCACCACCAAGCTCAAGGTCGTCGCCCGTGCGGGCGTCGGGCTCGACAACGTCGAGGTGCCCGTCGCGACCGAGCGCGGCGTCATGGTCGTGAACGCGCCGACCAGCAACATCGTCAGCGCCGCCGAGCACGCCGTCGCGCTGCTGCTCGCGGTCGCCCGGCAGATCCCGGCCGCGCACGCCACCCTCCAGAACCACGAGTGGAAGCGCAGCAAGTTCAACGGTGTCGAGCTGAACGGCAAGACGGTCGGCGTCGTGGGCCTGGGCAAGATCGGCCAGCTGTTCGCCGCCCGCGTGGCCGCGTTCGGCACCTCGCTCATCGCGTACGACCCGTACGTGTCCGAGGCCCGCGCCGCGCAGTTGGGCATCGAGCTGGTGTCGCTGGACGAGCTGCTCGAGCGCGCCGACGCGATCAGCATCCACCTGCCCAAGACGCCCGAGACCAAGGGTCTGATCGGTGCCGCGCAGCTGGGCAAGACCAAGCGGGGCGTCATCATCGTCAACGCGGCGCGGGGTGGTTTGGTCGACGAGGAGGCGCTCGCCGAGGCCGTGCGCTCCGGCCAGGTCGGCGGTGCCGGTGTGGACGTGTTCTCCACCGAGCCCACCACCGAGAGCCCGCTGTTCGGCGTGCCCAACATCGTGGTGACGCCGCACCTGGGCGCGTCCACGGGAGAGGCGCAGGACCGCGCGGGCACGGACGTGGCCAAGTCGGTGCTGCTGGCCCTGCAGGGCGAGTTCGTGCCGGACGCGGTGAACGTGCGCGGCGGCGGTGTCGGCGAAGAGGTCCGGCCGTACCTGCCGCTGGTGCAGAAGCTCGGCACGGTCGTGGCCGCGCTCAGCGCCAAGGCGCCCACCAGCGTCACCATCGAGGTGCGCGGCGAACTGTCCAACGAGGACGTCGACGTCCTGCCGCTCGCCGCGCTGCGCGGCGTGTTCTCCCGCGTGGTCGAGGAGCAGGTCACCTTCGTCAACGCGCCGGCGCTCGCCGAGTCGCTGGGCGTGACGGTCGACCTGGTGAAGGGCTCCGAGAGCGCCAACCACCGCAGCCTGGTGACGGTGCGCGCGGTGCAGGCGGACGGCGCGGTGATCACCGTGTCCGGCACCCTGACCGGCCTCGACCAGGTCGAGAAGCTGGTCGGCGTCAACGGCCGCGGCTTCGACCTGCGTGCCGAGGGCAACGTGCTGCTGCTGGAGTACCCGGACCGGCCCGGCGTGATGGGCACGGTCGGCACGCTGCTCGGCGAGGCGGGCGTCAACGTCGAGGCGGCGCAGATCAGCCAGACCAAGGACGGCGCGGACGCGTTCATGCTGCTGCGCGTGGACCGGCCGGTCGACAACGCGGTGCTGGACCCGATCGGCGCGGCCGTCGGCGCCCGGACCGTCCGCTCGGTGAACTTCGACTGA
- a CDS encoding helix-turn-helix domain-containing protein: protein MTVGDGEPRTQWAFGERLTASLRQRGWSQNRFAKRSGLSPQTVSNLVRGYMTHLPGEPWKPSEDVVRRVASGLEERPSVWLRLAGYKVEASEEEEPPEARHLAGKLVKLAPADFSAIEAIVDSLLRARGYDVGPGPVVHSGSEVAAAGDRAGDEIAAAGEGATLADTISTRVD, encoded by the coding sequence ATGACAGTCGGGGATGGCGAGCCTCGGACGCAGTGGGCCTTCGGTGAGCGGCTGACTGCGTCGCTGCGTCAGCGCGGATGGTCTCAGAACAGGTTCGCGAAGCGGTCCGGGCTCAGCCCCCAGACCGTCAGCAACCTGGTGCGGGGCTACATGACCCACCTGCCGGGCGAGCCGTGGAAACCAAGCGAGGACGTCGTGCGTCGGGTGGCGTCCGGGCTCGAGGAGCGGCCCTCCGTGTGGCTCCGACTCGCCGGATACAAAGTGGAGGCGTCCGAAGAAGAAGAGCCACCGGAGGCACGCCACCTGGCGGGCAAGCTGGTGAAGCTCGCCCCCGCCGACTTCTCGGCGATCGAGGCGATCGTCGACTCCCTGCTCCGCGCCCGGGGATACGACGTCGGTCCCGGACCTGTCGTGCATTCGGGGTCGGAGGTCGCGGCGGCGGGAGACCGCGCGGGCGACGAAATCGCCGCCGCGGGAGAAGGTGCGACCTTGGCGGACACGATTAGCACCAGGGTCGATTAG
- a CDS encoding helix-turn-helix domain-containing protein yields MSSSLPTPQEIRDLRMAARLSQVELAQLTGLSRNTVQAAEQGRLTTRTARALGCVLRELQVPSDRLTQVERQLADLTAQVEQLARGAA; encoded by the coding sequence ATGTCGTCCTCCCTCCCGACACCCCAGGAGATCCGTGATCTCCGGATGGCCGCACGGCTCAGTCAGGTCGAACTTGCCCAGCTCACCGGCCTGAGCCGCAACACCGTGCAGGCAGCCGAGCAGGGGCGCCTGACCACCCGTACCGCGCGCGCACTCGGTTGTGTACTGCGCGAACTTCAAGTCCCCTCCGATCGGCTCACCCAGGTCGAGCGGCAACTCGCCGACCTCACGGCCCAGGTCGAGCAACTGGCCCGAGGTGCGGCGTGA
- a CDS encoding helix-turn-helix domain-containing protein, which yields MTYFLAERRALAHRPLVKIAYTVPEAATALGKPDHTIRRLIARGVIRSRNTGSEYLIAGGTLLDLVEGTLPGIVDHRDVVHADDYYLTADLLALLPLSEEQIRGLVHPGNARFRKGPLVPTHRSPRLIVPGSSLLEYLNGEDAPIRHSASA from the coding sequence GTGACGTACTTCCTCGCCGAACGTCGCGCCCTCGCGCACCGCCCCCTGGTCAAGATCGCGTACACCGTCCCCGAAGCCGCCACGGCCCTCGGTAAACCCGACCACACCATCCGCCGGCTGATCGCCAGAGGCGTCATCCGCAGCCGTAACACCGGGTCCGAGTACCTCATCGCCGGCGGAACACTGCTCGACCTCGTCGAGGGCACGCTCCCGGGCATCGTCGACCACCGCGACGTCGTCCACGCCGACGATTACTACCTCACCGCCGATCTGCTGGCCCTGCTCCCCCTCAGCGAGGAGCAGATACGAGGACTCGTGCACCCCGGCAACGCCAGGTTCCGTAAAGGCCCGCTAGTGCCGACGCACCGCAGTCCGCGACTCATCGTGCCCGGGAGCAGCCTGCTGGAGTACCTGAACGGCGAGGACGCCCCGATCCGACACTCCGCGTCCGCGTGA
- a CDS encoding ERF family protein gives MGDEPRDEPIVKVMARVMAEVRAVGKGDKNTFHNFFFRGIDRILDNVGPALRAHGVVPTPSLLTLESRDTKTEKNKTAREITVWVKYTFHGPAGDSMECIVPGEAQDTGDKAVSKAMAVAYRTALIQVLAIPTRELDPDARSYERTSTDGGPSVTELKRSIWAAAQERGWIAEDDTYEELTQDFALWRAQGDEPVIELADADSETLTAYLAFLKPKTRMSRTRTRTAQS, from the coding sequence ATGGGCGACGAGCCGCGCGACGAGCCGATCGTGAAGGTCATGGCCCGGGTCATGGCCGAAGTGCGTGCCGTGGGCAAGGGCGACAAGAACACCTTCCACAACTTCTTCTTCCGGGGCATCGACCGCATCCTCGACAACGTCGGCCCGGCGCTGCGCGCGCACGGCGTCGTGCCCACACCGAGCTTGCTCACCCTGGAGTCACGGGACACCAAGACCGAGAAGAACAAGACCGCACGCGAGATCACCGTCTGGGTCAAGTACACGTTCCACGGCCCGGCAGGCGACTCGATGGAGTGCATCGTGCCCGGCGAGGCACAGGACACGGGAGACAAGGCGGTCTCCAAGGCCATGGCCGTCGCGTACCGGACCGCGTTGATCCAGGTGCTCGCGATCCCGACCAGGGAGCTGGACCCGGATGCCCGGTCCTACGAGCGGACGTCGACGGACGGCGGCCCCAGTGTCACCGAGCTGAAGCGGTCCATCTGGGCCGCCGCCCAGGAACGCGGCTGGATCGCGGAGGACGACACCTACGAGGAGCTGACGCAGGACTTCGCTCTATGGCGGGCACAGGGCGACGAGCCCGTGATCGAGCTGGCCGACGCCGACTCCGAGACGCTCACGGCCTATCTGGCCTTCCTGAAGCCCAAGACGCGAATGTCGCGGACGCGGACGCGGACGGCGCAGTCATGA
- a CDS encoding zinc finger domain-containing protein, with amino-acid sequence MNLSEAGRILATAISLDPKMPQPDAKGFIRGVWQKALHDVPYEDAEKAVFAHYRSDEYTRHRETISPADIVQWWNARRRPTERERSGSTGARAIPAAPFDPERLHAGVDRAVAALRAGKRVRAGSALAVAEREGVRESTARRRVLARPCGYCRAQVGEACVDGRGRKLTKSEAHPSRLVGAEVTPRARRLW; translated from the coding sequence ATGAACCTCTCGGAGGCAGGACGCATCCTCGCCACCGCGATCAGCCTGGACCCCAAGATGCCCCAGCCCGACGCCAAGGGCTTCATCCGCGGCGTCTGGCAGAAGGCCCTGCACGACGTGCCCTACGAAGACGCAGAGAAGGCCGTTTTCGCCCACTACCGGTCCGACGAGTACACCCGGCACCGCGAGACGATCTCGCCCGCGGACATCGTCCAGTGGTGGAACGCGCGGCGACGCCCGACCGAGCGCGAACGCTCCGGGTCGACCGGGGCCCGTGCCATCCCTGCTGCCCCGTTCGATCCGGAGCGGCTGCACGCGGGCGTGGACCGGGCCGTGGCGGCGCTCAGGGCCGGGAAGCGGGTACGGGCCGGGTCCGCGCTCGCCGTCGCCGAGCGGGAGGGCGTGCGTGAGTCGACCGCGAGGCGAAGAGTCCTGGCCCGGCCGTGCGGGTACTGCCGGGCACAGGTTGGGGAGGCGTGTGTGGACGGTCGGGGCCGGAAGCTCACGAAGTCGGAGGCGCACCCCTCCCGCCTGGTCGGCGCCGAGGTCACGCCGCGCGCGCGGAGGCTGTGGTGA
- a CDS encoding DNA cytosine methyltransferase, with the protein MITVTDLFCGAGGSGLGATAVPGVQLVMAANHSPRAIETHAANFPDCAHDCADISQVEPRRYRRTNILWASPECTSHSVAKGRKRRQVGPGLFDEPLPDHVAERSRATMWDVPRFAEVHRYDAVIVENVVDAAHWAPFQAWLMAMDSYGYDHHVVYLNSMHAPAIAAPRAPQSRDRMYVVLWRRGNRRPDLEIRPRGWCTGCAAEVECRQAWKRRGATWPLERWGRYRAQYTYACTTPGCGRPVEPYVLPAASAIDWSMLGERIGDRDKPLSDKTIARIRAGLARYAGAQLVPSGGTWNESAQPVTGPFRSRTTRENEGLLVPVEGRVGNAALPAAAPMRTQTTRHETALVVPYYGTAEAAQPTDRPLGTLTTVDRYGLAFIAELRGGGSTARDVREPLSTVTASGTHHMLVRHNTARGDEGYLSTPVDEPMRTLTTAGHQSLVGWSERPPAVEDCTFRMLAVPEIQRAMAFGDDYVVTGNKREQVKQLGNGVTPPAAEFLIRAVVDSLTP; encoded by the coding sequence ATGATCACCGTAACCGACCTGTTCTGCGGAGCCGGGGGCTCCGGACTCGGCGCGACCGCCGTCCCCGGCGTCCAGCTCGTCATGGCCGCGAACCACTCCCCGCGCGCCATCGAGACCCACGCCGCGAACTTCCCGGACTGCGCACACGACTGCGCCGACATCTCCCAGGTCGAGCCCCGCCGCTACCGGCGCACCAACATCCTGTGGGCGTCGCCGGAGTGCACCTCGCACTCCGTCGCGAAAGGACGCAAACGCCGCCAGGTCGGCCCCGGCCTGTTCGACGAACCCCTGCCCGACCACGTCGCCGAACGCTCCCGGGCGACCATGTGGGACGTACCCCGCTTCGCCGAGGTGCACCGCTACGACGCGGTGATCGTGGAGAACGTCGTCGACGCCGCGCACTGGGCTCCGTTCCAGGCGTGGCTGATGGCCATGGACTCCTACGGCTACGACCACCACGTCGTGTACCTCAACTCCATGCACGCCCCCGCGATCGCCGCGCCCCGTGCCCCGCAGTCCCGCGACCGGATGTACGTGGTGCTCTGGCGGCGCGGCAACCGACGCCCGGACCTGGAGATCCGGCCGCGGGGCTGGTGCACCGGCTGCGCGGCCGAGGTCGAGTGCCGGCAGGCATGGAAACGGCGCGGCGCGACGTGGCCGCTGGAGCGGTGGGGCCGCTACCGCGCCCAGTACACCTACGCGTGCACCACCCCGGGCTGCGGCAGGCCGGTCGAGCCCTACGTGCTGCCCGCCGCGTCCGCGATCGACTGGTCGATGCTCGGCGAACGGATCGGCGACCGGGACAAGCCGTTGTCGGACAAGACCATCGCGCGTATCCGCGCCGGCCTGGCCCGCTACGCCGGTGCCCAGCTGGTGCCGTCCGGGGGCACGTGGAACGAGTCCGCCCAACCCGTGACCGGTCCGTTCCGGTCCCGTACGACCCGGGAGAACGAGGGGCTGCTCGTCCCGGTCGAGGGCAGGGTCGGCAACGCCGCACTCCCAGCCGCGGCACCGATGCGCACCCAGACGACCCGGCACGAGACCGCGCTGGTCGTCCCGTACTACGGGACCGCCGAGGCCGCGCAGCCGACCGACCGGCCGTTGGGCACCCTGACCACGGTGGACCGCTACGGCCTGGCGTTCATCGCCGAGCTGCGCGGCGGCGGCTCCACCGCCCGGGACGTCCGCGAGCCGCTGTCGACCGTGACCGCGAGCGGCACCCACCACATGCTCGTCCGGCACAACACCGCGCGCGGCGACGAGGGCTACCTGTCCACGCCCGTGGACGAGCCGATGCGCACGCTCACCACCGCCGGACACCAGTCCCTGGTCGGCTGGTCCGAGCGGCCTCCGGCCGTGGAGGACTGCACGTTCCGGATGCTCGCCGTCCCGGAGATCCAGCGCGCCATGGCGTTCGGCGACGACTACGTGGTCACCGGGAACAAACGCGAGCAGGTCAAGCAGTTGGGCAACGGAGTCACCCCGCCCGCGGCCGAGTTCCTGATCCGCGCCGTCGTCGACTCCCTCACCCCCTGA
- a CDS encoding Holliday junction endonuclease, whose amino-acid sequence MDAASARGNVIGLDLSITATGIAYPDGSTATVKTRSADGDRRLLDIVVAVNLALGSEPTLVVIEDLPTHAHAAGITGMVHGAVRAALLDAGIPYVLVPPATLKAYATGRGNADKTAMALAAFKRAQVEFGDDNQCDAWWLRHAGLDHLGVPPVALPEAQRNRLSVLRWPDLPARVA is encoded by the coding sequence ATGGACGCCGCCTCCGCGCGCGGGAACGTCATCGGCCTGGACTTGTCCATCACCGCCACCGGGATCGCCTACCCCGACGGCTCCACCGCCACGGTGAAGACCCGGTCCGCCGACGGCGACCGCCGTCTGCTGGACATCGTCGTCGCCGTCAATCTCGCCCTCGGCTCCGAGCCCACGCTCGTGGTGATCGAGGACCTCCCGACCCACGCCCACGCCGCCGGGATCACCGGCATGGTCCACGGCGCGGTCCGGGCCGCACTGCTCGACGCGGGCATCCCGTACGTCCTGGTGCCCCCGGCCACGCTCAAGGCGTACGCGACCGGGAGGGGCAACGCGGACAAGACCGCGATGGCCCTGGCCGCGTTCAAACGCGCCCAGGTCGAGTTCGGCGACGACAACCAGTGCGACGCGTGGTGGCTGCGCCATGCCGGTCTCGACCACCTCGGCGTCCCGCCGGTCGCGCTGCCCGAAGCCCAGCGGAACAGGCTGTCGGTGCTGCGCTGGCCCGACCTGCCGGCCCGGGTCGCGTGA
- a CDS encoding DUF3307 domain-containing protein, which yields MTAGTTAALVFVALYTAHHLADHWVQTDHQAIHKGLPGWRGRLACARHVATYTLTTLAAVLAVLWLPLGLHATWTGIAVGQAVSAVTHYVIDRRTPLARLAHATGKGDYHDRGTPRPHRVFAYRPDVEDDPTADLPLDQAPVVRGAYFLDQSLHIAVLFAAALITALL from the coding sequence ATGACCGCCGGGACCACCGCGGCCCTGGTGTTCGTCGCGCTCTACACGGCCCACCACCTGGCCGACCACTGGGTACAGACCGACCACCAAGCCATCCACAAAGGACTCCCCGGTTGGCGGGGACGCCTGGCCTGTGCCCGGCACGTCGCCACCTACACCCTCACCACCCTCGCCGCCGTCCTGGCCGTGCTCTGGCTGCCGCTGGGCCTGCACGCCACCTGGACCGGCATCGCCGTGGGCCAGGCCGTGTCGGCGGTCACCCACTACGTGATCGACCGGCGCACCCCGCTGGCCCGACTCGCGCACGCCACCGGCAAAGGCGACTACCACGACCGCGGAACCCCACGGCCGCACCGGGTGTTCGCGTACCGGCCGGACGTGGAGGACGACCCGACGGCCGACCTCCCGCTCGACCAGGCCCCGGTGGTGCGGGGCGCGTACTTCCTGGACCAGTCTTTGCACATCGCCGTGCTGTTCGCGGCGGCCTTGATCACCGCCCTGCTCTGA
- a CDS encoding type I-E CRISPR-associated protein Cas6/Cse3/CasE: protein MTKVVLDHRNPQTVEDLRNAYQMHVRVREIAEGLPDPDGGRLLWGLHGTTLLVQTGAAVSPLALPAGYAVSVHSANLASRLDRITAGSVVRWAVIANPTRARAKATAVGPDGVPVRKSRGQPTPVALGERNEWITRRLAPALEITALTGRPLPAAAGTQIRTRHRVHHSRHLWQGTATVADPDVLRGLVSSGIGHGKAFGCGLLLVAS, encoded by the coding sequence ATGACCAAGGTGGTGCTGGACCACCGCAACCCGCAGACCGTCGAGGATCTCCGAAACGCCTACCAAATGCACGTCCGCGTCCGGGAGATCGCCGAGGGCCTGCCCGACCCGGACGGCGGCAGGCTGCTGTGGGGCCTGCACGGCACGACCCTGCTCGTGCAGACCGGAGCGGCGGTGTCCCCGCTCGCCCTGCCCGCCGGGTACGCCGTCTCGGTCCACTCCGCGAACCTGGCATCCCGCCTCGACCGGATCACCGCCGGTTCGGTCGTGCGGTGGGCGGTCATCGCCAACCCGACCCGGGCACGGGCCAAGGCCACCGCCGTCGGCCCCGACGGCGTCCCGGTGCGCAAGTCGAGGGGCCAGCCCACCCCGGTCGCCCTGGGCGAACGCAACGAGTGGATCACCCGCAGGCTCGCCCCGGCACTGGAGATCACCGCGCTGACCGGCAGGCCGCTGCCCGCCGCCGCCGGCACCCAGATCCGCACGAGGCACCGCGTGCACCACTCCCGGCACCTGTGGCAGGGCACCGCGACCGTGGCCGACCCGGACGTCCTGCGCGGTCTGGTGTCGTCCGGGATCGGCCACGGCAAGGCGTTCGGCTGCGGCCTGCTGCTGGTGGCGTCGTGA
- a CDS encoding class I SAM-dependent methyltransferase, translating to MPHPVIAWDGQPVGDRYPAMDVVPGVLPWSTLDQDSRPWQDRKKHWHDLGVRDTTPRDHAAGMMTTGRHGALSGGVSRFDPVLAEVLYRWYCPPGGRVLDPCAGGPVRGLVASHLGLEYVGVDLDADQVDANTAVAAGSPYPSPAWFAGDALTYAWPVSDGDADMVLTCPPYHDRERYSDDPRDLSTMDWPAFLDAHRAVVGRAAAALREDRFLAWVISDVRDRHGHLRGLPRHAWQHLEDAGLHVVNEHVLRAPVGTAHKRMRPPWQACRTATRRHQIVLVAVKGDRRAATRAVSGGGGC from the coding sequence GTGCCGCACCCCGTGATCGCCTGGGACGGGCAGCCGGTCGGCGACCGCTACCCGGCGATGGACGTCGTCCCCGGCGTGCTGCCCTGGTCCACCCTGGACCAGGACTCCCGGCCGTGGCAGGACCGCAAGAAGCACTGGCACGACCTGGGCGTCCGCGACACCACGCCCCGCGACCACGCCGCGGGGATGATGACCACCGGACGGCACGGCGCCCTCTCGGGCGGGGTGTCGCGGTTCGACCCGGTGCTCGCCGAGGTCCTGTACCGGTGGTACTGCCCGCCGGGCGGGCGGGTGCTCGACCCGTGCGCGGGCGGACCCGTACGCGGCCTGGTCGCCTCCCACCTGGGCCTGGAGTACGTCGGCGTCGACCTGGACGCCGACCAGGTCGACGCGAACACCGCCGTCGCGGCGGGTTCGCCGTACCCGTCCCCGGCCTGGTTCGCCGGGGACGCGCTGACCTACGCCTGGCCGGTCTCCGACGGGGACGCGGACATGGTGCTGACCTGCCCGCCCTACCACGACCGGGAGCGCTACTCCGACGACCCCCGCGACCTGTCCACCATGGACTGGCCCGCGTTCCTCGACGCCCACCGCGCCGTGGTCGGCCGGGCCGCCGCGGCGCTGCGCGAGGACCGGTTCCTCGCGTGGGTGATCTCCGACGTCCGCGACCGGCACGGCCACCTGCGCGGCCTGCCCCGCCACGCCTGGCAGCACCTGGAGGACGCCGGACTGCACGTCGTCAACGAGCACGTGCTGCGTGCCCCGGTCGGCACCGCGCACAAACGCATGCGCCCGCCGTGGCAGGCGTGCCGCACCGCGACCCGCCGCCACCAGATCGTCCTGGTCGCGGTCAAGGGCGACCGGCGTGCCGCGACCCGCGCCGTGTCCGGGGGTGGCGGGTGCTGA